One window from the genome of Coffea eugenioides isolate CCC68of unplaced genomic scaffold, Ceug_1.0 ScVebR1_1421;HRSCAF=2268, whole genome shotgun sequence encodes:
- the LOC113755323 gene encoding choline-phosphate cytidylyltransferase 1-like: MESKPQKPIPMNDPPTDRPVRVYADGIYDLFHFGHARSLEQAKKSFPNTYLLVGCCNDEVTHKYKGKTVMTDAERYESLRHCRWVDEVIPDAPWVTTQEFLDKHQIDFVAHDSLPYADASGAANDVYEFVKAAGKFKETKRTEGISTSDLIMRIVKDYNEYVMRNLDRGYSRKELGVSYVKEKRLRVNRGLRKLQEKVKKQQEKVEEKMQTVAKHRNIWVDNADRLVAGFLEMFEEGCHRMGTAIRDRIQEQIRTKNIRGLIYDKEDEDDYEEDDGYYYDGSTDDEYYDDEGEE; the protein is encoded by the exons ATGGAGAGTAAACCCCAGAAGCCAATTCCCATGAATGACCCCCCGACGGACCGCCCTGTTCGTGTTTACGCAGATGGAATTTATGATCTCTTCCACTTCGGCCACGCTCGCTCCCTTGAACAAGCTAAAAAATC GTTTCCCAACACCTATCTACTTGTAGGATGTTGCAATGATGAAGTCACCCACAAATATAAGGGTAAAACAGTTATGACTGATGCGGAGCGATATGAATCTCTCCGGCATTGCAG GTGGGTTGATGAAGTTATTCCAGATGCCCCTTGGGTGACTACACAGGAATTCCTTGATAAACATCAGATCGACTTTGTGGCACATGACTCTCTTCC TTATGCTGATGCAAGTGGGGCTGCCAATGATGTCTATGAATTT GTTAAGGCTGCTGGAAAGTTTAAAGAGACAAAGCGAACAGAAGGAATCTCAACATCAGATCTTATAATGAGGATAGTGAAAGATTATAACGAATATGTGATGCGGAACTTGGACCGGGGTTACTCAAGAAAGGAACTGGGTGTGAGCTATGTCAAG GAAAAAAGATTGAGGGTGAATAGGGGGTTAAGAAAGTTGCAGGAGAAAGTGAAGAAGCAACAAGAGAAAGTGGAAGAGAAG ATGCAAACAGTGGCAAAACATCGTAACATATGGGTGGACAATGCTGATCGATTGGTTGCTGGGTTTCTTGAGATGTTTGAAGAAGGTTGCCATAGAATG GGAACTGCCATCAGAGACCGGATTCAAGAACAAATAAGGACAAAGAATATACGGGGACTGATATACGATaaagaagatgaagatgactaCGAGGAGGATGATGGGTATTATTACGATGGCAGTACGGATGATGAATACTATGATGATGAGGGTGAGGAATGA
- the LOC113755327 gene encoding UPF0481 protein At3g47200-like, translating into MQLSRSADVSITIQEKLKCVVASELGCNIFRIHSQLRKVNEKVYEPEIIAIGPYHRGKPDLSRMEEHKLVYLKSLLGQKIEKVATCVAAMKPLEEKARKCYAEPIALSSDEFVEMMLLDGCFIIQLLLKFKEKDLIDKTDPAFRLEWILNSLQRDLMLFENQLPFFILCKLYETIELPDQESGLIDLALNFFSDLLPGHGTARENGNPQDNIKHLLDLIHRNWSTSKLKPVKEMTRGTGDMALIRCSMELAETGIKLEKIAQEDIFDIEFENGTLRIPTLAIEERTESFLRNLVAYEQYCGDDQINLVTDYVTFLGCLIKSEKDVTKLSHHGIIDNFVGESEVISEMFNKMIVCIVGPSRNFHYAEIFSRVNIHCDRRMNRWWAKLRRNYCNSPWGIISIIAASLLLLLTLLQTIFSILSWKNQ; encoded by the coding sequence ATGCAGCTCAGTAGAAGTGCAGATGTCTCCATCACCATTCAAGAAAAGCTGAAATGTGTCGTTGCCTCAGAGTTAGGATGCAACATCTTTAGAATACATAGCCAGTTGCGGAAGGTAAATGAGAAAGTTTATGAACCCGAGATCATAGCAATTGGACCATATCATCGTGGAAAACCTGATCTCTCACGTATGGAGGAGCACAAGTTGGTTTATCTAAAATCATTGCTTGGTCAAAAGATTGAGAAGGTGGCAACATGTGTTGCTGCAATGAAGCCACTGGAGGAAAAAGCGCGAAAGTGCTATGCAGAGCCTATAGCCCTTTCATCAGATGAGTTTGTAGAAATGATGCTGTTAGATGGCTGCTTTATCATACAATTGCTGCTTAAGTTCAAGGAAAAGGATTTGATAGATAAAACTGATCCTGCTTTCAGGTTGGAGTGGATTCTGAACAGTTTACAACGCGATTTAATGTTATTTGAGAATCAGCTTCCCTTCTTCATTCTTTGCAAATTGTATGAAACAATTGAGCTTCCAGACCAAGAAAGTGGATTGATCGATCTTGCCTTGAACTTTTTTAGTGATCTTTTACCAGGTCACGGGACAGCACGCGAAAATGGAAATCCACAGGACAACATCAAACATTTGCTTGACTTGATACACAGAAATTGGTCTACATCAAAACTCAAGCCTGTTAAAGAAATGACAAGGGGCACAGGAGATATGGCGTTGATCCGCTGTTCCATGGAACTTGCAGAGACTGGAATCAAGTTAGAGAAAATTGCTCAAGAGGACATATTTGACATAGAATTTGAAAATGGAACTCTGCGAATCCCCACATTAGCCATCGAAGAGAGGACAGAATCTTTCCTCCGGAACCTGGTTGCCTATGAGCAATATTGTGGGGATGATCAAATCAACCTTGTGACAGACTATGTGACGTTCTTGGGTTGCCTCATCAAGTCTGAAAAGGATGTAACAAAACTCTCCCACCATGGAATCATTGATAACTTTGTTGGTGAGAGTGAAGTCATCTCTGAAATGTTTAACAAAATGATTGTCTGCATAGTTGGGCCAAGTAGAAATTTCCATTACGCTGAGATATTCAGTAGAGTGAACATCCATTGTGACAGACGTATGAACCGATGGTGGGCTAAGTTAAGGAGAAATTATTGCAACAGTCCTTGGGGAATAATTTCGATTATTGCTGCCTCTCTTCTGCTGCTACTCACTTTGTTGCAGACTATATTTTCGATTTTATCTTGGAAGAACCAATAG
- the LOC113755324 gene encoding cell wall protein IFF7-like, which produces MYQTTNQQKSTDEKTPLEVDHEEQQDKVQETTCQHAFYTRPSGGHTLWFRRNPCGTTHQVPNPEDGSAPRVLPANSTSSTAETRISAVLNSEGGSQSVTAPTTSTSSTTSTQSRLKIQTNIVAVTSEAPTTEDAEVNNSNVRTGQETLKVVTTTPAAENATLDSSNVGSGGCPPVGITAPTIEDVAAQNSNVKTEATPKTEDVAANNSNVGTQTLATENASLDSSNVVIENPIVENGAPDNPNVETGVPASEEVVPNNPNTRRRHSRRVTGMY; this is translated from the exons ATGTATCAAACAAcaaaccagcaaaaatcaaCCGATGAAAAAACACCCCTGGAGGTTGACCATGAAGAACAGCAGGATAAAG TACAAGAAACTACGTGTCAGCACGCATTTTACACGCGCCCTTCCGGGGGACATACTCTATGGTTTCGGAGAAATCCCTGTGGAACAACACATCAG GTTCCTAACCCTGAAGATGGATCAGCTCCAAGAGTTTTGCCTGCGAATTCTACATCTTCCACTGCTGAAACCAGAATTTCGGCC GTCCTTAACAGTGAAGGTGGATCTCAAAGTGTTACAGCGCCAACTACGTCTACATCTTCTACCACCTCCACACAAAGCCGGTTGAAAATTCAAACTAACATTGTGGCT GTTACATCTGAAGCACCAACAACAGAAGATGCTGAGGTCAATAACTCAAATGTGAGAACTGGACAAGAGACTTTGAAGGTTGTAACTACTACACCAGCAGCTGAGAATGCTACGCTTGATAGCTCAAATGTGGGATCTGGTGGATGCCCACCT gTTGGAATTACAGCACCAACAATTGAAGATGTTGCGGCCCAGAACTCAAAT GTTAAGACTGAAGCTACACCGAAAACTGAAGATGTTGCGGCCAATAACTCAAAT GTTGGAACCCAAACACTAGCAACTGAAAATGCTTCGCTTGATAGCTCAAAT GTTGTCATTGAAAATCCAATAGTTGAAAACGGTGCGCCAGATAACCCAAAT gTTGAAACTGGAGTACCAGCAAGTGAAGAAGTTGTGCCCAATAACCCAAATAC